A genome region from Neptunomonas japonica JAMM 1380 includes the following:
- the trpB gene encoding tryptophan synthase subunit beta, which produces MQLPDERGHFGPYGGRFVSETLMGALKDLEKVYERLSADADFQKEFDHDLAHYVGRPSPLYFAERLTKEVGGAKIYLKREDLNHTGAHKINNTIGQALLAKFMGKPRIIAETGAGQHGVASATVAARLGLECKVYMGVDDVHRQSLNVYRMKLLGAEVVAVKSGTRTLKDAMNEAMRDWVTNVDDTFYIIGTAAGPHPYPKLVRDFQCVIGREARQQCLEHEGRLPDALVACVGGGSNAIGLFYPFIEDADVRMIGVEAGGYGVETGQHAAPLCAGRPGVLHGNRSYLMSDDAGQILGTHSVSAGLDYPGVGPEHAWLKDSGRAEYAAITDEEALDAFRMLTKVEGIMPALESSHAVAHAIKVAKEMDKEQIVVVNLSGRGDKDIHTVAGIDGIEI; this is translated from the coding sequence ATGCAGCTGCCTGATGAGCGAGGGCACTTTGGTCCTTACGGTGGTCGTTTTGTATCTGAAACGCTAATGGGCGCTCTTAAGGACCTTGAAAAGGTTTATGAGCGACTTTCAGCTGACGCGGACTTCCAAAAAGAATTTGATCATGATTTAGCACATTATGTTGGTCGTCCATCGCCATTGTATTTTGCAGAGCGCCTAACTAAAGAAGTTGGCGGTGCAAAGATTTACTTGAAGCGTGAAGATTTAAACCACACCGGTGCCCATAAAATTAACAACACTATTGGTCAGGCACTATTGGCTAAGTTTATGGGTAAGCCGCGCATTATTGCAGAAACGGGTGCTGGGCAGCATGGTGTTGCTTCTGCCACCGTTGCAGCGCGTTTGGGGCTTGAGTGTAAGGTTTATATGGGCGTTGATGATGTTCATCGCCAATCATTAAACGTGTATCGCATGAAATTGTTAGGTGCTGAAGTGGTTGCTGTTAAGTCAGGGACTCGCACGCTTAAAGATGCAATGAATGAAGCAATGCGTGATTGGGTCACGAATGTGGATGATACTTTCTATATTATAGGCACGGCAGCGGGCCCGCACCCTTATCCTAAACTGGTACGAGACTTTCAGTGTGTCATTGGTCGTGAAGCACGCCAGCAATGTCTTGAGCATGAAGGGCGTCTGCCGGATGCTTTGGTTGCTTGTGTCGGGGGCGGCTCTAACGCGATTGGTCTGTTCTATCCATTTATCGAAGATGCTGATGTTCGTATGATTGGCGTTGAGGCCGGTGGCTACGGTGTTGAAACTGGGCAGCATGCAGCGCCTCTATGTGCAGGGCGTCCAGGAGTCTTGCATGGAAACAGAAGTTACTTGATGTCTGATGATGCAGGGCAAATTCTAGGTACGCACTCTGTATCGGCGGGCTTAGATTATCCAGGCGTAGGTCCGGAGCATGCATGGTTAAAAGATTCAGGTCGTGCTGAATATGCAGCGATCACTGACGAAGAAGCGTTAGATGCATTTCGTATGCTGACAAAAGTGGAAGGTATTATGCCTGCCCTGGAGTCTAGTCATGCGGTTGCTCACGCTATTAAAGTTGCCAAAGAGATGGATAAAGAGCAGATTGTTGTGGTCAACCTGTCTGGTCGTGGTGATAAAGATATTCATACCGTCGCCGGTATTGATGGTATTGAAATTTAG
- a CDS encoding phosphoribosylanthranilate isomerase, which produces MAVRVKICGITRAEDALTAIAAGAHSLGFVFYKPSPRYVEPSIAADIISVLPPFITTTALFVDESPDVVKEIVALTKVDLLQFHGKESPEYCVQFERPYIKALRMKPGLDLVQQASSYSSSRAVLLDAYKAGVPGGTGESFEWNRIPQSMRSSIILAGGLCAENVAQAIEQVKPFAVDVSGGVEESAGLKDANKINCFFKEVARANNN; this is translated from the coding sequence ATGGCAGTACGCGTAAAAATTTGTGGTATCACTCGTGCAGAAGATGCGCTGACAGCTATAGCAGCTGGAGCACACTCTCTTGGCTTTGTCTTTTATAAACCAAGCCCTCGATACGTTGAGCCTTCTATCGCTGCGGATATCATCTCAGTACTTCCGCCTTTTATCACGACGACTGCGTTGTTCGTAGATGAATCCCCCGATGTTGTTAAAGAGATAGTAGCTCTGACAAAGGTCGATCTCCTACAGTTTCACGGTAAAGAATCTCCAGAATATTGTGTACAGTTTGAGCGACCTTATATTAAAGCGTTACGAATGAAGCCTGGTCTTGATTTAGTGCAGCAAGCTAGCAGTTACTCTTCGTCACGTGCTGTGTTGCTCGATGCATATAAGGCGGGGGTGCCGGGGGGGACTGGCGAATCCTTCGAGTGGAATCGAATACCACAGTCTATGCGCTCTAGTATCATTCTGGCTGGTGGCTTGTGTGCAGAGAATGTTGCACAGGCAATTGAACAAGTAAAACCCTTCGCTGTTGATGTTAGCGGCGGGGTGGAAGAATCTGCGGGTCTTAAAGACGCGAATAAAATTAATTGTTTTTTTAAAGAGGTGGCACGTGCCAACAACAACTGA
- the trpA gene encoding tryptophan synthase subunit alpha: MGRINQCFESLKADGRKALIPYVTAGDPQPSVTVPLLHAMVDAGADIIELGVPFSDPMADGPVIQLACERALRHGTRLLDILEMVKEFRALDKQTPVVLMGYLNPIETLGYESFAKQASDAGVDGVLTVDLPPDESVEFAAIMKEYALDVIYLLAPTTEESRIQQVCEFGSGYVYYVSVKGVTGSAALDVGEVAEKLEIIRRHTDMPVGVGFGIRDGETAASVSKVADGVIVGSVLVNAIAEKVSQPEQISTDVAAIIAQMRSAMDA, encoded by the coding sequence ATGGGTCGTATTAATCAATGTTTCGAATCTCTTAAAGCGGATGGCCGAAAAGCGCTTATTCCGTATGTGACTGCGGGTGATCCTCAGCCGTCAGTTACTGTGCCGCTATTGCATGCGATGGTTGATGCTGGCGCTGATATTATCGAGCTAGGCGTGCCGTTTTCGGATCCAATGGCAGATGGGCCGGTGATTCAGTTGGCATGCGAGCGAGCTCTGCGTCACGGTACGCGTCTTCTGGATATCTTGGAGATGGTTAAAGAGTTTCGTGCACTAGATAAGCAAACACCTGTTGTTTTGATGGGCTACCTTAACCCCATTGAAACGCTTGGCTATGAGAGCTTTGCAAAACAAGCCAGTGATGCTGGCGTTGATGGAGTGTTGACAGTAGACCTTCCACCAGATGAGTCTGTTGAGTTTGCTGCCATCATGAAAGAGTATGCTTTGGATGTGATCTATCTGTTAGCGCCAACAACTGAAGAAAGCCGTATTCAGCAAGTTTGTGAGTTTGGTTCAGGCTATGTTTACTACGTCTCTGTTAAAGGTGTAACAGGCTCTGCAGCATTAGATGTTGGTGAAGTTGCTGAAAAGCTTGAGATTATACGTCGTCATACCGATATGCCGGTGGGTGTTGGCTTTGGTATTCGCGATGGAGAAACGGCCGCCTCTGTTTCTAAAGTAGCAGATGGCGTTATTGTAGGAAGTGTCTTGGTTAATGCGATAGCTGAAAAAGTATCTCAACCAGAACAGATTTCTACTGATGTCGCTGCTATTATTGCACAAATGCGCAGTGCTATGGACGCCTGA
- the truA gene encoding tRNA pseudouridine(38-40) synthase TruA yields the protein MTQEITQLGSEEGATTVAPSYRYALCVEYAGAAYNGWQIQKNDEVPTVQGHMHKALSVVANEPVTVVCAGRTDTGVNGTYQIIHFDTHAKRENRAWVLGGNSNLPDDIAIRWATPVDDTFHARFSAQERRYRYLIYSTRIKPALLSKGVTWTYKPLDIERMREAGAHLVGVHDFSSYRAVACQAKSPIRDVKALNIYRSGELIVIDVQANAFLHHMIRNIAGVLMSIGAGEAEPIWAKQVLDARNRCAGGITAPPSGLYFVDVKYPQSYALPKSELGPYFLNITG from the coding sequence TTGACGCAAGAAATAACTCAGTTAGGCAGTGAAGAAGGGGCGACTACGGTCGCCCCTTCTTATCGTTATGCGCTTTGTGTGGAGTATGCTGGTGCTGCTTATAACGGTTGGCAGATTCAGAAGAATGATGAAGTCCCTACTGTTCAAGGGCATATGCACAAAGCACTCTCAGTTGTAGCGAATGAACCTGTAACAGTTGTATGTGCGGGTAGAACAGATACTGGCGTTAATGGTACTTATCAAATAATTCATTTCGATACGCATGCAAAGCGTGAAAATCGTGCATGGGTTTTGGGGGGTAATAGTAATTTGCCTGATGATATTGCTATACGTTGGGCTACTCCTGTTGATGATACATTTCATGCGCGCTTCAGTGCTCAGGAACGTCGTTACCGTTATTTGATATATAGCACTAGAATTAAACCTGCCTTGCTATCGAAAGGGGTTACTTGGACTTATAAGCCTCTGGATATTGAACGGATGCGTGAGGCGGGTGCTCACTTGGTTGGAGTACATGACTTCTCTTCATATCGAGCGGTAGCGTGTCAGGCCAAAAGCCCAATCAGGGATGTAAAAGCACTGAATATTTATCGTTCAGGTGAGTTAATAGTTATTGATGTGCAAGCCAATGCTTTTTTACACCATATGATTAGAAATATCGCCGGTGTGCTAATGAGTATTGGTGCCGGTGAAGCTGAGCCTATTTGGGCTAAACAAGTATTAGACGCTAGAAATCGCTGCGCTGGAGGGATAACAGCACCACCTTCAGGCTTATATTTTGTTGATGTGAAGTATCCACAGAGTTACGCTTTACCAAAATCTGAACTGGGTCCTTATTTCCTTAATATTACTGGCTAA